The following proteins are encoded in a genomic region of Molothrus aeneus isolate 106 chromosome 14, BPBGC_Maene_1.0, whole genome shotgun sequence:
- the LOC136562527 gene encoding LOW QUALITY PROTEIN: gap junction alpha-3 protein-like (The sequence of the model RefSeq protein was modified relative to this genomic sequence to represent the inferred CDS: inserted 1 base in 1 codon; substituted 1 base at 1 genomic stop codon), with amino-acid sequence MGTLQGQPXVGSVYTCLAXGVGRCFGGLWGGCVWRVAVLQGTTARAMGDWSLLGRLLENAQEHSTVVGKVWLTVLFVFRILVLGAAAERVWGDELSGFSCDTQQPGCQNACYDSTFPISHLRFWVLQIIFVSTPSLVYLGHILHLVHLEEKAQQQTAARAGSGARRQRPRQPQLPAGNTRARVCMRGAILRTYICNIVFKALLEVGFIVGQYTLYGFQLKPLYTCSRWPCPNTVNCYISRPTEKTIFILFMLGVACVSLLLNLVEIYHLGLTKCRRGPGPKSRILTAPGGPVGPGSTYVTLPRGGSPPHGLAPLKKAGAWLGVAGGSHRDMRAADLAV; translated from the exons ATGGGGACACTCCAAGGACAGCCTTGAGTTGGGTCTGTGTACACCTGCTTGG AGGGAGTGGGGCGGTGTTTTGGTGGGTTGTGGGGTGGCTGTGTCTGGAGGGTGGCTGTCTTGCAGGGCACCACAGCACGTGCCATGGGGGACTGGAGCCTGCTGGGCCGGCTGCTGGAGAATGCCCAGGAGCACTCCACGGTGGTGGGGAAGGTCTGGCTCACCGTCCTCTTCGTCTTCCGCATCCTGGTGCTGGGGGCAGCCGCGGAGCGGGTCTGGGGTGACGAGCTGTCTGGCTTCTCCTGTGACACGCAGCAGCCCGGCTGCCAAAATGCCTGCTATGACAGCACCTTCCCCATCTCCCACCTCCGTTTCTGGGTGCTGCAGATCATCTTTGTCTCCACCCCCAGCCTTGTGTATCTGGGGCACATCCTGCACCTGGTGCATCTGGAGGAGAAGGCACAGCAGCAAACGGCAGCACGGGCCGGCAGCGGGGCCAGGCGGCAGcgccccaggcagccccagctccctgcagggaacACGAGGGCACGGGTGTGCATGCGGGGGGCCATCCTGAGGACCTACATCTGCAACATTGTCTTCAAGGCTCTCCTGGAAGTGGGCTTCATTGTGGGCCAGTACACCTTGTATGGGTTCCAGCTGAAGCCCCTCTACACCTGCAGCCGCTGGCCCTGCCCCAACACGGTCAACTGCTACATCTCCCGGCCCACTGAGAAGACCATCTTCATCCTCTTCATGTTGGGGGTGGCCTGCGTGTCCCTGCTGCTCAACCTGGTGGAGATCTACCACCTGGGTCTCACCAAGTGCCGTCGAGGGCCAGGCCCCAAGTCCCGCATCCTGACCGCTCCTGGTGGGCCTGTAGGGCCTGGCAGCACCTATGTCACTCTGCCCAGGGGTGGCAGTCCCCCCCATGGCCTGGCACCGCTGAAGAAGGCAGGTGCATGGCTAGGGGTGGCTGGTGGGTCCCACAGGGACATGCGAGCAGCAGACCTGGCAGTGTAA
- the GJB1 gene encoding gap junction beta-1 protein: MNWAGLYTVLSGVNRHSTAIGRIWLSVIFIFRIMVLVVAAESVWGDEKSAFTCNTQQPGCNSVCYDHFFPISHIRLWALQLILVTTPALLVAMHVAYQQHQEKKLLVMTGHADAKHMEEVKKHKMRIAGSLWWTYVCSVVFRLLFEAVFMYIFYMLYPGYQMMRLVKCEAYPCPNTVDCFISRPTEKTIFTVFMLVTSSVCIILNMAELVYLVVRACARRSQHHSNPSSAKGSFYGHKHSSEYKQNEINQLLTEQDGSLKDMLRRNSGLQEKGDRCSAC, encoded by the coding sequence ATGAATTGGGCCGGGCTGTACACGGTGCTGAGCGGGGTGAACCGCCACTCCACCGCCATCGGGCGCATCTGGCTCTCTGTCATCTTCATCTTCCGGATAATGGTGTTAGTGGTGGCAGCCGAGAGCGTTTGGGGGGATGAGAAATCCGCCTTCACCTGCAAcacccagcagcctggctgcaacAGCGTCTGCTATGACCACTTCTTCCCCATCTCCCACATCCGCCTGTGGGCGCTGCAGCTCATCCTCGTCACCACGCCAGCCCTTCTCGTGGCCATGCACGTGGCctaccagcagcaccaggagaagAAGCTGCTGGTGATGACCGGGCACGCAGATGCCAAGCACATGGAAGAGGTCAAGAAGCACAAGATGCGCATAGCGGGATCGCTGTGGTGGACATATGTCTGCAGCGTGGTCTTCAGGCTGCTCTTCGAGGCCGTGTTCATGTACATCTTCTACATGCTCTACCCAGGCTACCAGATGATGCGGCTGGTAAAGTGTGAGGCTTACCCCTGCCCCAACACTGTCGACTGCTTCATCTCCCGGCCCACTGAGAAGACCATCTTCACTGTCTTCATGCTGGTCACCTCCAGTGTCTGCATCATCCTCAACATGGCAGAGCTGGTCTACCTGGTGGTGCGGGCCTGTGCCCGCCGAAGCCAGCACCACTCCAACCCCTCGTCGGCGAAGGGCTCCTTCTACGGGCACAAGCATTCCTCTGAGTACAAGCAGAACGAGATCAACCAGCTGCTGACAGAGCAGGACGGTTCCCTCAAGGACATGCTGCGCCGCAactctgggctgcaggagaagggTGACCGCTGCTCTGCCTGCTAG